The following coding sequences lie in one Syntrophales bacterium genomic window:
- a CDS encoding type II toxin-antitoxin system HicB family antitoxin — MHRFLVIIEKAEGNYSAYSPDLPGCIATGATREEAERNMHEAIEMHVRGLLEDNLSIPETTSFAEYVAVN, encoded by the coding sequence ATGCATCGGTTTCTTGTTATCATTGAGAAAGCGGAAGGTAACTATTCTGCTTATTCGCCCGATTTGCCGGGCTGTATTGCTACCGGCGCTACCCGTGAAGAGGCAGAGCGAAATATGCACGAGGCGATTGAAATGCATGTGCGTGGATTGTTGGAAGACAATTTGTCGATTCCTGAGACTACTTCTTTCGCAGAATATGTTGCTGTTAATTGA